One Sphingomonas endolithica genomic window, GTCCATTGCAGCCGCCGCGACAGGTTGACGATGATGGCCGCCGTCGCGCCCCAAATCCGCCGACCATCCCACATGATCTCGTAGAAATGCCGCGTGCGTCCGCGCCATTCGGCGCTTGCGGCCAAGTGATTCGAGTTTTCGAGCACGAACGCGAGCGGTACTTCGAACACATCGGCCACTTCCGCCGGATTGGGGGCGAGCACCAGATCGGGCGGCACGACGCCGAGCACCGGCGTGACATCGAACCCGGTGACAGTACGGTACCGATCGGCAATGCCGACGACGTCCACCGTGTGCGGGGGCAGGCCGATTTCCTCATGCGCCTCGCGCAAGGCAGCGGCAGTCGGGCTGACATCGCTCGCGTCAATTCGACCGCCGGGAAAGGCGATCTGCCCCGGATGTTTGCTGAGCGTTGCGGTCCGCACCGTCAGCAGGACGCCGGGCTCCGCGCGATCGGTTACGGCGATCAACACCGCGGCAGGCGAGGCGGGTACGCCCGCGACCTCTTCGTCCTGCACATCACCGGTCAGCAAGGCCAGTTCGCCGTCCTGCCCAGCCGCCAGCGCTTGCCGCAGCCTTTCCGCCAGGCTCATGCAATGGGCTCGAGCGGGAAGAAGGCGCCGCCGCTCCATACCCCCGGCGGCTGATCGTCGCCGGCGAGCGCCATGGTCGCCAGATCGTAATAGATCGAGCGCGCGACCAGCGCCTCCAGCCCGCCAC contains:
- a CDS encoding CoA pyrophosphatase translates to MSLAERLRQALAAGQDGELALLTGDVQDEEVAGVPASPAAVLIAVTDRAEPGVLLTVRTATLSKHPGQIAFPGGRIDASDVSPTAAALREAHEEIGLPPHTVDVVGIADRYRTVTGFDVTPVLGVVPPDLVLAPNPAEVADVFEVPLAFVLENSNHLAASAEWRGRTRHFYEIMWDGRRIWGATAAIIVNLSRRLQWTA